In one Mucilaginibacter ginsenosidivorax genomic region, the following are encoded:
- a CDS encoding GAF domain-containing sensor histidine kinase — protein MLTPPIPENEMDRVMTLSEFDLDYGAHADSFKDLTKLAAKVAGTEMSLVNLIDSYTQWTISTHNMDLEQMPREESVCQYLLMSDDNMEIADLSADERFKDRPYVTGGPHLRYYYGIPLNVGNHNIGALCVVDAHSPKTLNPEKVELLKIIAGEIVNRLKYIKVIEDLRSNLSEAKQTQKKVAHDIRGPLSGIIGLAQLIREQGDENQMDEILEFMNLIHKSGRSILELADEILSADKKDKKVPELKGNEFNQVVFKDKLQKLYVPQAMNKHITFTVNTSSASETIPFSKNKLLQITGNLISNAIKFTPNNGFVTVDLDLIEDKNENVLQVKVTDSGVGLDAGGIATILQGNAISTNGTGGENGYGFGLALVKHLVESLKGTFNIFSVPGQGATFEVKLPQASSPEK, from the coding sequence ATGCTTACTCCCCCAATCCCCGAAAATGAAATGGACAGGGTAATGACCCTGTCGGAATTTGATTTGGACTATGGCGCCCATGCCGATAGCTTTAAAGATCTTACTAAACTTGCCGCCAAAGTTGCTGGCACCGAAATGTCGTTGGTTAATCTCATTGATTCGTATACCCAATGGACCATATCTACCCACAATATGGACCTGGAGCAAATGCCGCGCGAGGAATCTGTTTGCCAGTACTTGTTAATGAGCGATGATAACATGGAAATTGCCGACCTGAGTGCCGATGAGCGGTTTAAAGACAGGCCCTATGTTACCGGAGGCCCGCACCTGCGCTACTACTACGGCATTCCGCTTAATGTAGGTAATCATAACATTGGCGCTTTATGCGTGGTTGATGCGCACTCGCCAAAAACGCTTAATCCCGAAAAGGTAGAGTTGTTAAAGATAATTGCCGGCGAAATTGTGAACAGGCTTAAATACATCAAAGTAATTGAGGACCTGCGGAGTAATTTATCTGAAGCAAAACAAACGCAGAAAAAAGTAGCGCACGATATTCGCGGACCCTTAAGTGGCATTATAGGCCTGGCGCAACTGATACGTGAGCAGGGTGATGAAAACCAAATGGACGAGATACTGGAGTTTATGAACCTGATTCACAAAAGTGGAAGGTCGATACTGGAACTTGCCGACGAGATTTTGAGCGCTGATAAAAAAGATAAGAAAGTACCCGAATTGAAGGGAAACGAATTTAACCAGGTAGTATTTAAAGATAAGCTACAAAAGCTTTATGTACCGCAGGCCATGAACAAGCATATTACCTTTACAGTAAATACATCATCGGCATCAGAAACCATTCCTTTTTCAAAAAATAAATTGTTGCAGATAACGGGCAACCTGATATCCAACGCCATTAAATTTACGCCGAATAATGGTTTTGTTACTGTCGACCTGGATTTGATTGAAGATAAAAACGAAAACGTATTGCAGGTAAAAGTAACCGACTCGGGCGTTGGGCTGGATGCAGGCGGAATAGCCACCATATTGCAGGGAAATGCTATATCAACAAATGGTACCGGCGGCGAAAATGGGTATGGGTTTGGCCTGGCGCTTGTAAAGCACCTGGTTGAAAGCCTTAAGGGAACGTTTAATATATTTTCGGTTCCGGGACAGGGTGCCACATTTGAGGTAAAGCTACCGCAGGCATCATCGCCGGAAAAATAA